The sequence below is a genomic window from Nicotiana tomentosiformis chromosome 6, ASM39032v3, whole genome shotgun sequence.
GGTGGTCACAGGAGGTAATGTGAGTAGCAAAAGATGTGAACAACGATTAGCTGCTGGCTGGAGAAACTGGTATTAGGTTGTACCGGTAAAGGAAATGTATCCTTCCTTTTGTATATATATGCAAACTTTTTTAGGGAAAAAGATAGAGAAAATGAATTACTTAGTTATAAGCGATATTAGGAACATGAACCATTTGACTCTCCAGTAAGTGTAATCAGTAATGTAGGAATAATGCTAAGCGCCACTATATACCTGATGGCTTAAGCTGAAATTCTTCGAAGCAAAGGAGACGAGATTCATTTTATGACTCGTACCCATATTTATGCGTCACAATTTGGCTGAAGTGTGAGATTTAAGAGTTTACTGAGTCTTCAACTGAATGTCATTGTACATAGTCATGAAAGTTTATTTGATATTAGAATCATGGCACCGTGGTTCAAAGTTCATCTGTTGGAACTTGCCAGAGATGCTTACAAAACTTATCAGATGTTACAGTGTCTTAAATGTTATTTGACATCCAAAGTGGTAGGCATATCCTATGCTGTGAGACTTTTTAAACATTACAACTGACAATGGTTTTAATTTCTTCTATTTTACCATTTTTCTTGTTTGTCTTTTTTTGTTAATAATTATGTAATATCTTATTTTTTGTTCCAAGTACGTGACTCTTGGCTATTTGGATATTCACAGAGTTGCTTGGCCTTGAGATATGAGGCATTGCGTATGAGAGAGCAAAAAGCCACCAATGATCAGAGACTTCTTGTTTCATATAGTGAGTGGCTCACTTTTGCTGAGCATTCACTGGAGAATGGATTTTGTTCCATCGCAAAGAAGGTAAATTTCTGTCAAAATTTTGTACTTGTAAGCATATTACATGTGGAAATGGGCACAAAATAAAACTTTTGGTATGTGTTTTCCGTAGCAAATTTAAGCTCACTTCATCATTTTTTGATCTCTACTTTAGAATTCATTGTATGTGATGTGTGgttataattccatagtttcgtacattatgtgccttgcattttatatgctttaataataaattacactttatttgtgcataatggagtctattttatgtgtaggtgaattggagattaaagtagagcaaaagggatacttaaacgttgaaagtgtgctcgagaacagtgaaaaggagagaccaGCCTAAGGCCAtgctggaccaggctttagcctggcgaggccagctaaattccaggcgttaggctggcgacgccaggcctaacgCCAGGttcaatccgagttttgaagacttaattcgttccgggtttgactaggacccGGCCCACACGTTTAGgatttcttctacacatataaatagacctaaaatacCACTTGGAGACCAGTTTTGGAGCAACCAAAACGTTTTTGGGTAGCTAGAGGCAAGAAGAGCTTGTGGAATCACTCCTTAGAGTTAGAATCATCATTTTTACATCTTTTAATCTTTACTctctattttaattatgcaaaatatttggaatATTGTtattatgagtatgagtagctaaattcctaatctaaggttttgatggaacctattgaaggatgattttcttgttatgttaatatagatttgctgtagtattttctctatttgttcaactatattattcttgtggttgattgaaagGCCTTCAATTAACTGTgtctatttagtatgtattactcgggagagagtgcatatttaggtagttgttgaacaacatcactcctaaacgtatatgagggatcaatacggaggtttaaatGTGGGTTTAGGgataacaaaaccttggtgcgatctgagtgagctgtgcttaatgctagctagcgtaattcgggagaatatgtctagtaattgtggtaattactcgagagagagttacgaaagttagagtgctcatgatcggtagagaagacttaggcaaacttatagaaaacgtagcggaaaagattccgacaatagggaaaatcacaaccttaggtcattccaattcttgtttacaacctgttcgtagttagttgttaattattatattttaattacgtaatatttagttagtaaaaacCAATCTGTTATTTAAATCCTTCTGAAGATTAATTGTATGAATTTGTGTGAATCTAGTAGCTgtatttgataggttaattccatgtaggattcgactccggacttattagccggaatatatttgcaatgatcgcttagtcctttttataagacatagttgggcgtgatcaaattttggcgccgttaccGGGGAGTTAACGGTATTAATTACAGCTAAAAGtagtgctagaattcttagtgtagtcaattttccccattctaaaccaaatacattgaaattttaacgtttgtagtcttgggtgttacaggtgcatgcctaggaattcctcaagaactggtgaattgctTGATGCGATATCAGATCCTGAGAAATTTTTCAAGGCActaaatcgtgcaaacaagatAAGCAAACAATAACGAAACTCGAGAGAACAAATCGAACCAAACATGGATGACGGAATAGAAAATCCAATAAACAACAGAAACAATGAGAATGAACCAAACATTCGGGGTGTGGTGCCTCTTGTACCAGAAACAACattatatgattgggcacaacccacagCCGATAATCTGGtaaccgcaattgcagtccctcagatacaagcagaATCATTCCAAATCACAAATAACATGCTACATTTtttgcagaacaagggactgttctctgggtcacacattgaagatcctcagcagcacCTGAAGAATTTCATGTCAATATGTTTAACGCAAAGACAACCCAACGTAACACCGGACGCAATAAAGCTTTTGTTGTTCCCATTCTCGCTGAcaggagaagctcagacttggcttaattcgcTCCCTATAaattccatcactacttgggaggaattagtcaagcaatttttgaacaaattctaccCACCAAATAAAACTACCCAacagattgatgatatattgagctaCAGGCAGAGACCAACATAATCACTATAAGAAACATGGGAGAGATTCAAGGGCATgttggttaagtgtccacatcatggtatcccagatcagatgttggggcagaGATTCTACATGGGACTGGCTGACAGCTTAAAgaccaatgttgatgcttcagcggGTGGAGCATTTCTGAGTAAAACATTCCcagaatgcaagatcctacttgataagatggcacaaaactcaggatggatgactaGAGCTTCCACGATCACTCCAGTAGTTCACTCAGTGGCGTTGGAtccaaacaactccatagctgAGAATGTGGCCACCCtaatgacacaaatgagtatcctcacaaAAAGGATTGATGAATCGGGCCAGAAGCAGCAAGTTCACATAGTTGACAcaactaatgggggcttatgtacaccatgcactAACCAACCATATGTTTGCTCGTGGAGTGCGGAAGGTGACAACCAGCAATATCATGAAGATATGAATTATGTAGCCAACTATGGGAGACAGAGGCAAGGTGGTTTGAATTGGGGtcaacataatcaacaatatagaccagcgcaacagcagtacaataacaacaacaatactgGAGCTATGCGACCAATGGGTCAAGTTgcgccttaccaaaggcaacaaggTTACatccagcaaaatcagcagctgacttatcaacaacctcaacaacaacatATTATGAGACCAGAGGATGGGTTTACTAAACTTGAGGGAATGCTGCAACAATTGATTGGGTCCACGAAAAAAATGCAACAGAGGGTAGACTCGCATGAATCAGCAATAAAgggtattgagattcaattaggacagatttCTATGGCCCTAAACAATCGTCCCCAAGGGGCGTTACCTGCAGAtacacaagtcaatccaaaagaaTAGGGCCCAAAACagcttatggcagtgagtctatgaaatggtagagacctagatctggaGCAAGAGATGGCTCGTGAAAGCCGGCCTATTAAAACACTTGTTCATGTACCCATCGAGATAGATGACTCAACAGGGTTAACAGAGGTGATGGTACAACATGTGCCAGCCGAAACAAGCAAGGAAAAAGAAGTCGTGAAGGAAACTGAGTCAGAGCAAGAGAAGGCAGCAGAAACAGTGCCAGAGCAACTTCAAAATCAAAGCACATTAAAGAAGCGGCTTCCAGCACCCTTCCCCCAAAGATTGGCCAAATATAAAAAAGATGAGCAATATAAGAAATTCTTGGAGATGTTGAAGCAAATTCAGGTAAACATTCCATTGATTGATGCCTTAAAGGAAATGCCTGGTTATGTAAAAATggtgaaggacttgatgtctcggaagttcgactttcaagacttggccacGGTTACACTGACTCAGACATGTAGTGCTGTTGTGACaagacccatagctgagaagttatctgatcgagggagtttcacaatcccatgcacaataggcaactatgtgtttgctaaggcactttgtgatttgggggcaagcataaacttgatgcccttgactatctacaaaaggttaggtATTGGAAGAGCTAGACCCACGTCTATGTTGTTACAGCTGGCCGACCGGACAGTAAAGAGGCCCTCTGGTATCAttgatgatgtattagtacaGGTGGGGAAGTTTGTTTtcccagcagattttgtcattttagACTGCCATGTTGACGAGGAGAtccccataattttgggaaggccattcttggccactgggagagcCCTAATTGATTGTAAAACTGGAGAGCTAAAGATGAGATTGAACGATGAAGAGATAACATTTAATGTGCAAAAATCTATGCGGCGACCTAGTGAGTTTGCTAACTGCTCTATGATAGAAGCTGTGGATGTGatcttggaggaggaagatgagactctgaatgcaaaagaccctctagcagcatgtcttatgaacttagaagaaatGAATGGTAAAAACTTGACAGAGTGGGTTTTGGTCCTTGAAGGGTgagggtactggaaaagagagctcgaattcgagccCTTACACTTGGAATAAAGAAAAACACCTCTAGctaagccgtcaattgaagagccaccacagttggaactAAAACCGTTACCTTttcacctcaggtatgctttctttggacctaaatccactttacctgttattatctcatccagtttgttagatgtgcaagaagaacaacttttgcaggtgttAATGGAATGCAAGACTGCAATTGGCTAGACCATTACAGATATTAAGGGGATCAGCCCGacattttgtatgcataagattttattggaagatgggcacaaaccttccagagaacatcaaagaaggctgaaccccaacatgaaagaagtggtgaagaaagaagtgatcaagtggttagatgcgagAATCATCTTCCCAATCTCTGACAGTAATTGGGTtagcccagttcagtgtgtgccaaagaagggtggaatgactgtagtgctcaatgagaataatgagttgatctcaAATCGTACAGTTACGGGTTGGCGAATTTGTatggattatagaaaactgaacacAGCCACCTGGAAAGACCATTTTTCTTtaccattcattgaccaaatgttggatagactgGCAAGGAGGTCTCACTTCTATTTTTTGTATGGGTATTCGGGGTACAATCAAATTTCTATAGCCCCTGAGGATAGAGAGAAGACATCATTCACTTGCCCGTATGGTATCTTTTCCTTTCGGAGAATgccgtttggcctatgcaatgcaccggccACCTTTCAGAGAtatgttagccatttttactgacatggttgaagatattatggaagtctttatggatgatttctctgtggtAGGGGATTCATTTGAAGACTGTCTGCACAATTTAAGAAGAGTATTAAAAAggtgtgtggagacaaatttagtgttgaactgggagaagtgccattttatggtacaagaaggtatagtgCTGGGGCATCGAATGTCCAGTAAGGGTATTGAAGttgaccatgctaaggttgaggtgattgagaagttgccaccGCCCACTTTAGTTAAGGcagtaagaagtttccttgggcacgccgggttctacaggcgatttataaaggatttctcaaaaattgctaaccccttatgtaaactccttgaaaaggatcattcttttgtgttttctgatgactgcaggTTAGCCTTTGAGGAGCTGAAAAGGagactggtgactgcaccaatcatcgttgcacccaactgggagcaaccatttgagctcatgtgtgatacaagtgactatgctataggagcagtcaTGGGGCAGCGGAAGGACAAACTGGTtcacccaatttactatgcaagaAGAACGCTGagcggtgcacaactcaattataccgtgactgagaaagagatgttggttgtggtgtttgcattcgacaaattcaggtcttatttgattggttcaaaagtgATTGTTCATATTGACCATGCAGCACTTAGGTACCTGATAGCAAAGAATGAGTCAAAGCCATGCTTGATCcgttgggttcttttgctacaagaatttgatttggagatTCGCGATAGAAAAGGGGCAgagaaccaagtggcagaccacctttCAAGGTTGGAGGGAGCTGAAAAGAAAGTCGAGGTAGAAGATATAACTGAGACATTCCCAGATGAACAATTGCTAGCAGTGATATTGGAGGaagcgccatggtatgcagatattgCAAACTATCTGGCAAGCGATATTATCCCCTATGATCTTTCCTCTGTTCAAAATAAAAGGTTCTTTCATGACTGTCacatgtattattgggatgagccttacctGTTCAGaatttgtgttgataacatgatccggagatgtatccccgagatagatcaatcttctattttgcaggcttgTCATGCATCACCATATGGTGGCCACTTCGGAGGAGTAAGGACCGCTACGAAAGTGCTGGAATCAGGCTTTTACTGGCCGACAATGTTCAAGGATGCACACTTATAGGTGAAAGGTTGTGACGAATGCCAATGAACTAGGAATATTTCTCATtgacatgagatgcctatgaacccaattcaagaggtagAAGTGTTTGACGTGTGGGGAATCA
It includes:
- the LOC138894854 gene encoding uncharacterized protein, which translates into the protein MLVKCPHHGIPDQMLGQRFYMGLADSLKTNVDASAGGAFLSKTFPECKILLDKMAQNSGWMTRASTITPVVHSVALDPNNSIAENVATLMTQMSILTKRIDESGQKQQVHIVDTTNGGLCTPCTNQPYVCSWSAEGDNQQYHEDMNYVANYGRQRQGGLNWGQHNQQYRPAQQQYNNNNNTGAMRPMGQVAPYQRQQGYIQQNQQLTYQQPQQQHIMRPEDGFTKLEGMLQQLIGSTKKMQQRVDSHESAIKGIEIQLGQISMALNNRPQGALPADTQVNPKE
- the LOC104091360 gene encoding uncharacterized protein, producing the protein MARESRPIKTLVHVPIEIDDSTGLTEVMVQHVPAETSKEKEVVKETESEQEKAAETVPEQLQNQSTLKKRLPAPFPQRLAKYKKDEQYKKFLEMLKQIQVNIPLIDALKEMPGYVKMVKDLMSRKFDFQDLATVTLTQTCSAVVTRPIAEKLSDRGSFTIPCTIGNYVFAKALCDLGASINLMPLTIYKRLGIGRARPTSMLLQLADRTVKRPSGIIDDVLVQVGKFVFPADFVILDCHVDEEIPIILGRPFLATGRALIDCKTGELKMRLNDEEITFNVQKSMRRPSEFANCSMIEAVDVILEEEDETLNAKDPLAACLMNLEEMNGKNLTEWVLVLEGYAFFGPKSTLPVIISSSLLDVQEEQLLQVLMECKTAIG